A region of Paractinoplanes abujensis DNA encodes the following proteins:
- a CDS encoding SIS domain-containing protein, producing MNATSAEIASQPDVWARAAEELTDAATGELAAPGERMLILGCGTSWFVAQSMAELRESAGLGETDAVCASEYQPRRRYDRVVAVTRSGTSTEVLAALRQVPAGARRVAITAVENEPVDDLTDTRILLDFADERSVVQTRFPTTVLTLARAAFRGTQQKAAQFRPDALVADGLGALTLPLPAHPADIDHLVFLGTGWTVGLAHEAALKVREAAQAHSESYPAMDFRHGPVAVAGPRSLVWSLGDVPPELDDVARGAGATAYRNALDPLAQLLLVQRFALALAAHRGLDPDNPRLLTRSVVLS from the coding sequence ATGAATGCCACGTCGGCCGAGATTGCCAGCCAGCCCGATGTCTGGGCCCGCGCCGCCGAGGAGCTGACCGACGCGGCGACCGGAGAACTCGCCGCACCCGGCGAACGCATGCTGATCCTCGGGTGCGGCACCTCCTGGTTCGTCGCGCAGAGCATGGCCGAGTTGCGCGAGAGCGCGGGGCTCGGCGAGACGGACGCGGTCTGCGCCTCCGAGTACCAGCCGCGCCGCCGCTACGACCGCGTGGTCGCGGTGACCCGCTCCGGAACATCCACCGAGGTGCTCGCGGCGCTGCGGCAGGTCCCGGCGGGCGCGCGCCGCGTCGCGATCACCGCGGTCGAGAACGAACCCGTCGACGACCTGACCGACACGCGGATCCTGCTCGACTTCGCCGACGAGCGCAGTGTCGTGCAGACCCGCTTCCCGACCACAGTGCTCACCCTCGCCCGAGCCGCTTTCCGCGGCACCCAGCAGAAAGCCGCGCAGTTTCGTCCGGATGCGCTCGTCGCGGACGGGCTCGGGGCGCTCACCCTTCCCCTTCCGGCCCACCCGGCCGACATCGATCACCTCGTGTTCCTGGGCACCGGCTGGACGGTCGGGCTCGCTCACGAGGCGGCGCTCAAGGTGCGCGAGGCTGCTCAGGCCCACTCCGAGTCCTACCCCGCCATGGATTTCCGGCACGGCCCGGTCGCGGTGGCCGGTCCGCGCAGCCTCGTCTGGTCGCTGGGCGACGTGCCGCCGGAACTGGACGACGTCGCACGCGGCGCGGGCGCCACCGCGTACCGGAACGCTCTTGATCCTCTGGCTCAGCTCCTGCTCGTCCAGCGTTTCGCGCTGGCCCTGGCCGCCCACCGCGGCCTCGACCCGGACAACCCGCGACTGCTCACCAGATCCGTCGTCCTCAGCTGA